A single window of Carassius auratus strain Wakin chromosome 9, ASM336829v1, whole genome shotgun sequence DNA harbors:
- the LOC113109388 gene encoding uncharacterized protein LOC113109388 yields MSKESAPLIATMGISGDVPLVDSAFGKVQEGSLLSYQLPAWSPPKTCPHSTAPPRPYLPLDGYCLGPSECCFVLTHHQQMHMTSLATTEVMAHETEMGTRQQSKMREWHLLRKPRLTSSRFREVCHVRGQSSAASLAVRILKSGYQSAEMKRGLQMEPKAIEEYCCIQEVNHYPCGFIIHPDAPWLGSSPDGLVYDPKADPVFGLVEVKCPNLRSYVDCAYLRVSGGVLQLKQSHTYYWQVQGQLFISGMKWCDFVVFTEDDMFIQRIYRDEGVIKTMKQKVDYFYFYFYLPTLLA; encoded by the exons ATGTCGAAAGAATCTGCTCCTTTAATAGCCACTATGGGTATTTCAGGGGATGTGCCTTTAGTTGACAGCGCTTTTGGAAAAGTCCAAGAAGGGAGTTTACTGTCCTATCAACTTCCAGCATGGAGCCCACCAAAGACCTGTCCACATAGCACTGCACCACCACGACCATACTTACCTCTGGATGGCTACTGTCTAGGTCCCTCAGAGTGCTGTTTTGTGTTGACTCACCATCAGCAGATGCACATGACTTCTCTAGCAACAACAGAAGTCATGGCACACGAAACTGAGATGGGCACAAGACAACAAAGCAAAATGAGGGAATGGCATTTATTGAGAAAGCCACGTCTAACCTCCTCTAGATTCAG AGAAGTTTGCCATGTGAGAGGGCAGTCCTCAGCGGCGAGTCTAGCGGTGAGAATTTTGAAGTCAGGCTATCAGTCTGCAGAAATGAAGCGGGGCCTTCAGATGGAGCCCAAAGCTATTGAGGAATACTGCTGCATTCAGGAGGTAAATCACTACCCTTGTGGTTTTATCATCCACCCCGATGCACCTTGGCTTGGCTCATCACCAGATGGGTTGGTGTACGACCCTAAAGCTGATCCTGTGTTTGGACTGGTAGAAGTGAAGTGCCCAAATTTGAGAAGCTATGTGGACTGTGCCTACCTTAGGGTCTCTGGTGGAGTGCTACAGCTCAAACAGTCTCACACTTACTACTGGCAGGTGCAGGGCCAACTGTTCATTTCCGGGATGAAGTGgtgtgattttgttgtgtttactGAAGACGACATGTTCATACAAAGAATATACAGAGATGAGGGAGTCATTAAAACAATGAAGCAAAAGGttgattacttttacttttacttttatcttCCAACACTTTTGGCTTGA